A single region of the Novosphingobium sp. SL115 genome encodes:
- a CDS encoding CDP-alcohol phosphatidyltransferase family protein — protein MDTGDDVFSGDDFGRRRLPRGLTLRALVPNAITSGALCCGLTGIRFAIGGDFKSAVMAVILAGVLDGIDGRVARLMKAQSRFGAELDSLSDAISFGVAPSLILYLWALQDMPRFGWFAALALAVCCALRLARFNARIDMAEQPHKSAGFLTGVPAPVGAGLAFLPLYLWIASGREEFRDPIGIAAWTALIAFLMISNLATLSWTSLRPRRAIRLEVIALFGLVIAALLTEPWLTLVGICAVYMLMVPVGIVRYARFKRQRAEPERHEPLPRA, from the coding sequence ATGGACACCGGGGATGACGTCTTCAGTGGCGATGATTTCGGTCGCCGCCGCTTGCCTCGCGGGCTGACCTTGCGGGCGCTTGTTCCCAATGCGATCACTTCGGGCGCGCTGTGCTGCGGACTTACCGGCATTCGCTTTGCCATCGGGGGTGATTTCAAGTCTGCGGTCATGGCTGTGATTCTCGCCGGGGTGCTGGATGGCATCGATGGCCGGGTTGCGCGTCTGATGAAGGCGCAATCGCGCTTTGGTGCGGAACTCGACAGCCTGTCCGACGCGATCTCTTTCGGTGTGGCGCCGTCGCTCATTCTGTATCTGTGGGCGTTGCAGGACATGCCGCGCTTTGGTTGGTTTGCTGCGCTGGCGCTGGCCGTGTGCTGTGCGCTGCGTCTTGCCCGGTTCAATGCGCGTATCGACATGGCCGAACAGCCACACAAAAGCGCCGGTTTCTTGACCGGCGTTCCTGCGCCGGTGGGGGCAGGGCTGGCGTTTCTGCCGCTGTATCTGTGGATTGCCAGCGGGCGCGAAGAGTTCCGCGATCCCATTGGCATTGCTGCCTGGACCGCACTTATCGCGTTCCTGATGATATCCAATCTTGCGACGTTAAGCTGGACTTCGTTGAGGCCGCGCCGGGCGATCCGGCTAGAAGTGATTGCCCTGTTTGGGCTGGTGATTGCCGCCCTGCTGACCGAGCCGTGGCTGACGCTTGTCGGGATCTGCGCGGTTTATATGTTGATGGTGCCTGTTGGTATCGTGCGTTACGCCCGTTTCAAGCGGCAGCGCGCAGAACCCGAACGACACGAACCGCTTCCCCGCGCCTGA
- the frr gene encoding ribosome recycling factor, with amino-acid sequence MAKYDKADLERRMKGAVESLKGDLSGLRTGRANTALLDPVMVEVYGSHMPLAQVATVSAPEPRLLSVQVWDKSNIGPVEKAIRSAGLGLNPINDGNNLRLPIPDLTEERRKELAKLASKYAESARIAIRNVRRDGMDALKADENKKEISEDERKRAETDLQKLTDDIVKQADEAAAAKEKEILGK; translated from the coding sequence ATGGCCAAGTATGACAAGGCTGATCTCGAACGCCGCATGAAAGGCGCTGTGGAATCGCTCAAGGGCGATCTTTCAGGCCTGCGCACCGGCCGCGCCAACACCGCGCTGCTCGATCCGGTCATGGTCGAGGTTTATGGCAGCCACATGCCGCTGGCGCAGGTTGCCACCGTGTCGGCACCTGAACCGCGTCTGCTTTCGGTGCAGGTATGGGACAAATCGAACATCGGTCCTGTTGAAAAGGCCATCCGTTCGGCAGGTCTTGGCCTGAATCCCATCAACGATGGCAACAACCTGCGTCTGCCGATCCCGGATCTTACCGAGGAACGCCGCAAGGAACTGGCCAAGCTTGCCAGCAAATATGCCGAAAGCGCCCGCATCGCGATCCGCAACGTGCGACGTGATGGCATGGACGCACTGAAGGCTGATGAAAACAAGAAGGAAATCTCGGAGGACGAGCGCAAGCGCGCCGAGACAGACCTGCAGAAGCTGACCGACGATATCGTCAAGCAGGCCGATGAAGCCGCTGCTGCCAAGGAAAAGGAAATCCTCGGCAAGTGA
- the pyrH gene encoding UMP kinase, protein MSQPIAKRILLKLSGEVLMGEQQFGIDTDYVARLAREVKDARDNGLEICLVIGGGNIFRGMAGAAKGMDRAQADYMGMLATVMNALAMQSALEQLGVPTRVQSAIEMDKVCEPVIRRRAERHLEKGRIVIFAAGVGAPYFTTDSGAALRAAEMRCDALFKGTSVDGVYNADPKKDPSAKRYDTVDYDTVLADNLKVMDASAVALCRDNNIPIVVFSIRERGNLARVLAGEGTKTTVKKEA, encoded by the coding sequence ATGAGCCAGCCCATCGCAAAGCGCATCCTCCTGAAGCTGTCGGGCGAAGTGCTGATGGGAGAGCAGCAGTTCGGGATCGATACCGATTATGTTGCCCGCCTCGCACGTGAAGTGAAGGATGCGCGCGACAACGGTCTGGAAATCTGCCTGGTGATCGGCGGGGGTAACATCTTTCGCGGCATGGCCGGTGCGGCCAAGGGGATGGACCGCGCGCAGGCTGATTACATGGGCATGCTGGCCACCGTGATGAACGCGCTGGCCATGCAGTCGGCGCTAGAACAGCTTGGCGTCCCAACCCGCGTGCAGTCGGCCATCGAAATGGACAAGGTGTGCGAACCGGTGATCCGTCGCCGCGCAGAACGCCATCTTGAAAAGGGCCGTATCGTTATTTTTGCTGCTGGCGTTGGCGCACCCTATTTCACGACCGATTCCGGCGCAGCATTACGCGCTGCCGAAATGCGCTGCGACGCCCTGTTCAAGGGCACCAGCGTCGATGGGGTCTATAATGCCGACCCGAAAAAAGATCCTTCAGCAAAGCGTTATGATACCGTGGATTACGACACGGTTCTGGCAGACAACCTGAAGGTCATGGATGCCAGCGCGGTGGCGCTGTGCCGTGATAACAATATCCCGATCGTCGTCTTCTCCATCCGCGAACGGGGCAATCTGGCCCGCGTGCTGGCGGGTGAGGGGACGAAGACCACTGTTAAAAAGGAAGCCTGA
- the rpsB gene encoding 30S ribosomal protein S2: MAAPVVTMHQLIEAGAHFGHQTHRWNPRMKPYIFGARNGIHILDLSQTVPLMARALEFISATVQAGGKVLFVGTKRQAQEQIAQAARASGQHYVNHRWLGGMLTNWKTISGSIKRFKALEEQLSGDTAGLTKKEVLQLTRERDKFELSLGGIRDMGGIPDVMFVIDANKEELAIKEANVLGIPVVAILDSNVSPEGIAFPIPANDDASRAIRLYCEAVAAAATKGGREAVIASGADLGAMAEPLAEEAAEA, translated from the coding sequence ATGGCGGCACCCGTCGTCACGATGCATCAGCTTATCGAAGCAGGCGCGCACTTCGGTCACCAGACCCACCGCTGGAACCCGCGCATGAAGCCGTACATCTTCGGCGCCCGCAACGGCATCCACATCCTCGATCTGTCGCAGACCGTGCCGCTCATGGCGCGTGCGCTTGAGTTCATCTCGGCCACCGTTCAGGCTGGTGGCAAGGTGCTGTTCGTCGGCACCAAGCGTCAGGCGCAGGAACAGATTGCACAGGCTGCGCGCGCGTCGGGCCAGCACTATGTCAACCACCGCTGGCTGGGCGGTATGCTCACCAACTGGAAGACCATTTCGGGTTCGATCAAGCGTTTCAAGGCGCTGGAAGAACAGCTTTCGGGCGACACCGCTGGCCTGACCAAGAAGGAAGTCCTTCAGCTCACCCGCGAACGTGACAAGTTCGAACTGTCGCTTGGCGGCATTCGCGACATGGGCGGTATCCCGGACGTGATGTTCGTGATCGACGCCAACAAGGAAGAACTGGCGATCAAGGAAGCCAACGTCCTGGGTATCCCGGTCGTTGCCATCCTCGACTCGAACGTCTCGCCCGAAGGCATCGCGTTCCCGATCCCGGCGAACGACGACGCCAGCCGTGCAATCCGCCTTTATTGCGAAGCGGTTGCCGCTGCTGCAACCAAGGGTGGCCGTGAAGCTGTGATCGCTTCGGGTGCTGATCTTGGTGCCATGGCTGAACCGCTGGCCGAAGAAGCCGCGGAAGCCTGA
- the tsf gene encoding translation elongation factor Ts codes for MAYTAADVKNLRERTGAGMMDCKKALDEAGGDFEAAVDALRAKGLAAAAKKSSRTAAEGLVGVAVSGTKGVAVEVNSETDFVAKNDQFQDFVRKVTEVALTTGAAEVDALKDAAYPDGGTVAEKLTNNVATIGENQQIRRIKHVSVSQGVVVPYMHNAAATNLGKIGVLVALESEAAADVLEALGKQISMHIAAAFPLALTVDDLDAELIARERKIAAEKAAESGKPAEVQAKMVDGAVAKYAKENALLSQIFVMDNKSTIQQVVDAAGKEAGAKIVLKDYVRFQLGEGIEKEETDFAAEVAAAAGIK; via the coding sequence ATGGCTTATACCGCCGCTGACGTGAAGAACCTGCGCGAGCGCACTGGCGCCGGCATGATGGATTGCAAGAAGGCTCTCGACGAAGCCGGTGGCGATTTCGAAGCCGCGGTTGACGCGCTGCGCGCCAAGGGCCTTGCCGCTGCTGCCAAGAAGTCGAGCCGCACCGCTGCTGAAGGTCTGGTCGGCGTTGCCGTTTCGGGCACCAAGGGCGTTGCCGTCGAAGTAAACTCGGAAACCGACTTCGTTGCGAAGAACGACCAGTTCCAGGACTTCGTGCGCAAGGTTACCGAAGTTGCGCTGACCACCGGCGCTGCCGAAGTCGACGCGCTCAAGGACGCAGCTTATCCCGACGGTGGCACCGTCGCCGAAAAGCTGACCAACAACGTCGCCACCATTGGCGAAAACCAGCAGATTCGCCGCATCAAGCATGTGTCGGTTTCGCAGGGCGTTGTCGTGCCTTACATGCACAATGCCGCTGCCACCAACCTTGGCAAGATCGGCGTTCTGGTTGCTCTGGAATCCGAAGCTGCGGCTGACGTGCTGGAAGCACTGGGCAAGCAGATTTCGATGCACATCGCTGCGGCTTTCCCGCTGGCGCTGACCGTCGATGACCTTGACGCCGAACTGATCGCCCGCGAACGTAAGATCGCGGCTGAAAAGGCTGCTGAAAGCGGCAAGCCCGCTGAAGTGCAGGCCAAGATGGTCGATGGCGCCGTGGCCAAGTATGCCAAGGAAAACGCTCTCCTTTCGCAGATCTTCGTGATGGACAACAAGTCCACCATCCAGCAGGTCGTTGACGCTGCCGGCAAGGAAGCTGGCGCGAAGATCGTGCTGAAGGACTATGTCCGCTTCCAGCTCGGCGAAGGCATCGAGAAGGAAGAAACCGACTTCGCTGCCGAAGTGGCTGCTGCTGCCGGCATCAAGTAA
- a CDS encoding phosphatidylserine decarboxylase, whose product MSGEILDNRGRGTAGWSWPSIHPEGRKFALISAVASGGAAFMAWETIAWPLAFLTIGILAFFRDPVRVTPRDDKFVVSPADGLITLIQKVPPPRELCAEDGSGVRGMSDAPVTRVSVFMSVFDVHINRSPIAGTIRRVVYIPGKFLNADLDKASEENERQHFLVERPDGVQIGFTQIAGLIARRIVPFVKGGDIVAVGQRVGLIRFGSRVDVYLPAGTEPKVLMGQKVVAGETILAEIGEAPMIEGIGQ is encoded by the coding sequence ATGTCTGGTGAAATTCTCGATAACCGTGGTCGCGGCACCGCCGGATGGTCTTGGCCATCCATCCATCCCGAAGGGCGCAAGTTCGCGCTGATTTCTGCGGTTGCCAGTGGCGGCGCGGCATTCATGGCATGGGAAACCATTGCCTGGCCGCTCGCTTTTCTGACGATTGGCATTCTCGCGTTCTTTCGCGATCCGGTGCGGGTAACCCCGCGCGATGACAAGTTCGTGGTGTCGCCCGCCGACGGCCTGATTACGCTGATTCAGAAAGTGCCGCCCCCGCGCGAACTGTGTGCGGAAGATGGCAGTGGCGTTCGCGGGATGAGCGATGCGCCGGTCACGCGCGTATCGGTGTTCATGTCGGTGTTTGACGTTCACATCAATCGCTCGCCGATCGCAGGGACGATCCGCCGCGTGGTCTATATCCCCGGCAAGTTCCTCAATGCCGACCTCGACAAGGCGAGTGAAGAGAACGAGCGTCAGCACTTTCTGGTTGAGCGCCCGGACGGTGTGCAGATCGGCTTTACCCAGATCGCAGGCCTGATTGCACGGCGCATCGTTCCGTTCGTCAAGGGGGGCGATATTGTTGCCGTGGGCCAGCGCGTCGGGCTGATCCGCTTTGGCAGCCGGGTGGATGTCTATCTTCCTGCCGGGACTGAACCCAAAGTGCTTATGGGGCAAAAAGTTGTCGCCGGTGAGACGATTCTTGCAGAGATCGGCGAAGCCCCGATGATCGAAGGTATTGGCCAATGA
- the rlmB gene encoding 23S rRNA (guanosine(2251)-2'-O)-methyltransferase RlmB, with the protein MPRHDDQPKGKALRGRAGRMQGGRGSGRGSAGAIRLWGRHAIEAALTNPNRTAKKLWGTREAIQAMLDAHDAELPASLPVEYAQAADLGRLVARDAPHQGLVLDCAPLDDVALDDVLEESDGRTLVVLDSVTDPHNVGAILRSCAAFNVAALVTQDRNAPLESGTLAKSASGALETVPWVRVVNLSRALERMSEAGYWRIGLDGDGKAVFPSAVPAGPVVLVLGAEGEGLRHNVAQHCDSIARLPIASAIESLNVSNAAAIALYAVATRDD; encoded by the coding sequence ATGCCCCGCCACGACGATCAACCCAAAGGAAAGGCCCTGCGCGGCCGTGCAGGGCGCATGCAGGGCGGGCGCGGCTCTGGCCGGGGCAGTGCGGGCGCGATCCGCCTGTGGGGCCGCCACGCCATCGAAGCGGCGCTGACCAACCCCAATCGCACCGCCAAGAAACTGTGGGGAACGCGCGAGGCGATTCAGGCCATGCTGGACGCGCACGATGCCGAACTGCCCGCATCGCTGCCTGTGGAATACGCACAGGCGGCCGATCTGGGGCGGTTGGTTGCGCGCGACGCGCCACATCAGGGACTTGTGCTGGATTGCGCGCCGCTGGATGATGTGGCGCTGGATGACGTTCTCGAAGAATCGGACGGCCGCACCCTTGTCGTGCTCGATTCGGTCACCGATCCGCACAACGTCGGCGCAATTCTGCGGTCGTGCGCGGCGTTCAACGTGGCCGCGCTGGTCACGCAGGACCGCAATGCCCCGCTCGAATCGGGCACGCTGGCCAAATCGGCATCGGGTGCGCTGGAAACGGTGCCATGGGTGCGGGTGGTAAACCTTTCGCGCGCGCTGGAACGCATGTCCGAAGCCGGATACTGGCGAATCGGCCTTGATGGCGATGGCAAGGCGGTGTTCCCATCCGCGGTTCCCGCCGGGCCAGTGGTGCTGGTGCTGGGCGCGGAAGGCGAAGGCCTGCGCCACAATGTCGCCCAGCATTGCGATTCGATCGCGCGCCTCCCGATTGCTTCGGCGATTGAAAGCCTGAACGTCTCGAATGCTGCGGCAATTGCGCTTTATGCAGTCGCCACCCGCGACGACTGA
- a CDS encoding alpha/beta fold hydrolase — MTTIRIPVQGGLHIIADELGMRGAPTVILGHGGGQTRHSWDRAGHELAAAGYHVINYDLLGHGESEWEPEGDYSYRRRAADLAAIRDLAGDSFAFVGASLGGLSAMAAACHGTVPVALVLVDVVARLAEEGVDRIVGFMTANPDGFASLEDAADAISAYYPDRPRPTRLDGLRKNLRRGDDGRFRWHWDPKFLTTGREHGSIPDMLDAAAWTAHIPTLLVRGMKSDIVTNEGVADLSTRIARLEVADISGAGHMVAGDRNDQFNAAVIGFLGRVMPPGA, encoded by the coding sequence ATGACCACGATCAGAATTCCCGTGCAGGGCGGGTTGCACATCATTGCCGACGAACTGGGCATGCGCGGCGCGCCGACGGTGATACTGGGGCACGGTGGCGGCCAGACGCGGCATAGCTGGGACCGGGCGGGGCATGAGCTGGCTGCGGCTGGCTATCATGTCATCAATTATGATCTTCTGGGCCATGGAGAGAGCGAGTGGGAGCCGGAGGGTGACTATTCCTATCGTCGGCGCGCCGCTGATCTTGCTGCGATCCGCGATCTGGCGGGCGACAGTTTTGCCTTCGTTGGCGCTTCATTGGGCGGCCTTTCGGCGATGGCGGCCGCGTGCCACGGCACTGTGCCAGTGGCGCTGGTGCTGGTTGATGTGGTCGCCCGACTGGCCGAAGAAGGGGTTGATCGCATCGTCGGATTCATGACGGCCAATCCCGATGGCTTTGCTTCGCTGGAAGATGCGGCGGACGCGATTTCGGCATACTATCCTGATCGACCGCGCCCAACGCGGCTCGACGGGCTGCGCAAGAACCTGCGGCGGGGCGATGATGGCCGCTTTCGCTGGCACTGGGACCCCAAATTCTTGACGACCGGGCGCGAACATGGATCGATTCCCGACATGCTGGATGCGGCGGCATGGACCGCCCACATCCCCACATTGCTGGTGCGCGGCATGAAATCGGACATTGTGACGAACGAAGGTGTGGCCGACCTTTCCACCCGCATTGCCCGGCTTGAGGTGGCCGATATCAGTGGGGCAGGGCACATGGTTGCCGGTGACCGGAACGATCAGTTCAACGCCGCGGTCATCGGCTTCCTGGGGCGGGTCATGCCGCCCGGTGCGTAG
- a CDS encoding phosphatidate cytidylyltransferase, whose product MPARKNPDLPVRVASAVVMLVIAGAAFWFGGIVLDLFVAAVAFGVFVEYVLMAGKLAENPSRLASLVISGAIYIGWAALALIVMPEPLMIAVMGLVICTDTGAYFTGRALGGPKIAPRISPSKTWAGLAGGMAAAGIWAAFVVFSAGYLLSAIGPTGPSLASALEVANVGMAALAGALLAVFAQAGDFYESWLKRRAGVKDSSRLIPGHGGLFDRVDGLLPVAIIAGTAWAASQAGL is encoded by the coding sequence ATGCCAGCTCGGAAGAATCCCGACCTGCCGGTTCGGGTGGCTTCCGCAGTGGTCATGCTTGTCATTGCGGGCGCGGCGTTCTGGTTTGGCGGCATCGTGCTGGACCTGTTCGTTGCAGCCGTCGCGTTTGGCGTTTTCGTCGAATACGTGCTGATGGCTGGCAAGCTGGCGGAAAATCCGTCGCGTCTGGCATCGCTGGTCATTTCGGGGGCAATCTACATTGGTTGGGCCGCATTGGCGCTGATCGTCATGCCAGAACCGTTGATGATTGCCGTCATGGGGCTGGTGATCTGCACCGATACCGGGGCCTATTTCACCGGACGCGCGCTCGGTGGGCCAAAGATCGCGCCCCGGATCAGCCCGTCAAAAACATGGGCGGGGCTTGCTGGCGGCATGGCTGCGGCAGGAATCTGGGCAGCCTTCGTAGTGTTCAGCGCAGGCTATCTACTCTCGGCCATCGGACCTACCGGGCCAAGCTTGGCTTCGGCACTGGAAGTGGCAAATGTGGGCATGGCTGCGCTGGCAGGCGCGCTGCTGGCGGTCTTTGCACAGGCGGGTGACTTCTATGAATCCTGGCTCAAGCGCAGGGCGGGAGTGAAAGATTCCTCACGACTGATTCCCGGCCATGGCGGTTTGTTCGATCGCGTCGATGGCCTGCTGCCGGTGGCGATCATTGCCGGAACCGCGTGGGCCGCTTCGCAGGCGGGGCTGTAA
- the uppS gene encoding polyprenyl diphosphate synthase: MSASNGPDAVGGTAAGGVRHVAIIMDGNGRWAKKRFMPRAFGHKRGVDTVREVARAARSMGLEALTLYAFSSENWKRPEDEIADLMGLLRTFIRSDLDEFIANNIRLKIIGDYQALAPDIVEMIEDAMARTAGNSATTLAIALNYGSQQEIARAAARAAAKGAITAEAIEAELDTADLPPLDLLIRTSGEIRLSNFLLWQAAYAEMWFTDVLWPDFTATHLKDALDQFASRERRFGGR, from the coding sequence GTGTCGGCCTCGAATGGTCCGGATGCTGTGGGCGGAACTGCTGCAGGCGGAGTTCGTCACGTTGCCATCATCATGGATGGCAACGGGCGATGGGCGAAAAAGCGTTTCATGCCGCGCGCGTTCGGGCACAAGCGCGGTGTTGATACCGTGCGCGAAGTCGCCCGCGCAGCGCGTAGCATGGGGCTTGAGGCGCTGACGCTCTATGCCTTCTCGTCCGAGAACTGGAAACGGCCAGAGGACGAAATTGCCGATCTGATGGGCCTGTTGCGCACCTTCATTCGCAGCGACCTTGATGAATTCATCGCCAATAATATCCGACTCAAGATCATCGGTGATTATCAGGCGCTTGCGCCCGATATTGTGGAGATGATCGAAGATGCGATGGCCCGCACGGCGGGGAATTCCGCCACCACGCTGGCCATTGCGCTGAATTACGGTTCGCAGCAGGAAATCGCGCGCGCTGCCGCCCGTGCGGCGGCCAAGGGTGCGATCACGGCAGAGGCGATCGAGGCTGAACTGGATACCGCCGATCTGCCGCCGCTTGATCTGCTGATCCGCACGTCGGGCGAAATCCGCTTGTCCAACTTCCTGTTGTGGCAGGCCGCTTATGCTGAAATGTGGTTCACCGATGTGCTGTGGCCCGATTTTACGGCAACTCATCTGAAGGACGCGCTGGACCAGTTCGCATCGCGCGAAAGGCGGTTCGGTGGACGCTGA
- a CDS encoding HU family DNA-binding protein: MNKNDLIGAVADASGLSKGDATKAVEAVFESISSVLAKGEEVRLVGFGTFSVAKRKASTGRNPRTGEPMSIKASAQPKFKAGKGLKDAVN; this comes from the coding sequence ATGAACAAAAACGATCTGATCGGCGCAGTTGCCGATGCCAGTGGCCTGTCGAAGGGCGATGCGACCAAGGCTGTAGAAGCTGTTTTCGAATCGATCTCCAGTGTGCTGGCAAAGGGCGAAGAAGTGCGCCTGGTCGGTTTCGGCACTTTCTCGGTTGCCAAGCGCAAAGCGTCCACCGGGCGCAACCCGCGAACTGGCGAACCGATGTCAATCAAGGCTTCTGCCCAGCCCAAGTTCAAGGCTGGCAAGGGCCTGAAAGACGCCGTGAATTGA